The genomic segment TCAAATTCATTTAATATCTCTTCTAATTTTTCATTTTCTTTTGCTAATTCAAATAAAGCTTGCGAATATCTCTTAGCAATTTCACTTTTTCTCATTGTACTTGATCACCCAGCTTATCTTCATCAAGGTTTTCTAAATAATTATTGATAGTCTGTTCCTGTAATTCCTTATCAATCATTTGATCCACTACTTTCTTAGTCATGTCAACTGAAAGATCAAGTGCTTCATCCTTTAATTTTTCTCTTGCTTTTTGCTTAGCTCTTTCAATTTCATCTTCCGCCTTTTGAATCTGTCTACTGGCCTCTTCTTTAGCTTCATTGATAATATCATTCTTCTTTCTTTGACCACGGCGGCGTCCTTCCTCAATTATCTCCTGGGCCTTCTGTTTAGCTTCCTTTAATTCTTGCTTATACTTACTCTTTAATTCTTCCGCCTTTGCTTCCTTCTTTTCTGCTTCCTCTATTTGGTCAGAAATATCCTCACTTCGTTGATTCATAAAGTTCGTAATCGGTTCAAACAAAAAGTGACGCAGAATCAAAAATAAAGCTATGAAATTAATTACTTGAAAAAAGAAGGTCACATCCAAACTAATCATTTACCTTCCCTCCTTCCAAAATCAACTTTAATAAAAAGTAATAAGCAAAAGAAAATTGAAGATGAATAATGCTAATATCATTCATCTTCAATTTATCTTAAAAAATGGTCCTACACTTAATTATCCTAATAAGCCAAGTAATGGATTAGCAAATAACAAAATCAATGCAACTACTAAACCGTAGATACCAGTAGTCTCTGCAACAGCAGCTCCTAGTAACATAGTTCTAACAATTAACCCTTGAGCATCAGGTTGTTTACCTACAGCCTCAGCTCCTTTACCAGCAGCAAATCCCTGTCCAATACCAGCACCAATACCAGCAATCATTGCTAAACCTGCTCCAATTGCTGAAGCAGCTAAAACTAAAGCTTGATCACTCATTATACATTTCCTCCCCCTTATAATAAGTTAAGTAATGGATTAGCAAACAATAAAATCAAAGCAACTACAAGAGCATAAATCCCTGTCGTTTGTCCAACAGCCTGACCTAGTAACATTACCTTTACAACTAAACCTTGGTATTTTGGTCGCTGTCCTACACGCTCTGTTCCCTTACCGGCAGCATAACCCTGACCAATACCCGGGCCAACGCCAGCAATCATTGCTAAACCTGCTCCAAGCACTGAAGCAGCCAAAACAATACCTGTTCCCTCAACTCCTACCAAAGGATTAGCATACAACACAATTAAAGCTACTACTAGAGAAAAAATCCCAGAAGTCTCAGCTACTGCTGCTCCTAATAACATAACAAACGTGATATTATTATTATTTTCTTTATAATCTCCTACAGCTTCAGCACCCTTTCCAGCAGCAAAGCCTTGTCCCACTCCTGGACCAATACCAGCAATCATTGCTAAACCAGCTGCAATTGCTGAAGCAGCTAAAACTAAAGCTGTAGCACTAAACTGTTGCAACCATTCTAGCATAAAAGTGATAATATTGACTAGTGACTCCACTTAATACCCTCCTTTCTTGAGGGAGAAGTTACTCCATCTCCATTGAAATATAAGTCATAGTCAACATAGTAAAGATAAAGGCCTGTAATACTCCGGCAAATACATCAAAGTAAATACTAGCTATCCCCGGAATTATAACAGCCATTACTGAATATAGCAGTCCCATGATAACTACACTTCCTATCATATTACCAAATAAACGAAAGGATAAAGAAACCGGGTCTGCCAGAGATCCAATTACATTTAGCGGAAACATAAATGGTAGTGGTTCGAAGTATCCTTTGAAATAAGAAGTAATTCCTTTAGATTTAATTCCAAAGAAGTGGATATTGACGAAAGTAATTGCTCCTAATGCAGCGGTAGTATTTAAATCTGCTGTCGGAGTATATAAATGAAACAAATCCTTACCAGGAATAATTCCTACCAAGTTAGCTATAGTAAGATAAATCATTAAAGTACCAATATATGGTGTAAATTTCTTCATTTCTGGTCCCATTGTTGTTCCCACTAAGCCCCGCATTGATTCTACAAAAGTTTCAGCCACATTCTGCAAGCTAGCTGTTTTAGGTTGCTCCTTTAAATTTCGCGTAGCTAGCCAAGAAAATATAGTTAAAGCGATTATAATTACCCAAGTAGTAGTTACACTAGACTTTACTGGAGCATTAGCAATATGTAACATTCTAGTTAATGCTGTATTAGGAATTTTAAACATCACTTCAGGAGCAAAAGCATCAGAATTAACGGGATTTAAAAACATCCGTTCTATAAAACGCTGAAAAAAACTCATCTACTCTATCCCCCCCTTCCTTAAATTCACATTACTGTTGTTCTTCAGGCCACCAGTTAAAAATATTGATAATTGTAATAACTATTTTAACTGTTAGCATCCCTAATACTGTAGTCAATAAATTCACATCTGGACGCTTTAAAGCAATATAGAATACAGCAAACCATAAAATATATCTTAATATATAGTTGATAAAAACATAAGCCCCAGCATTAATGGGCTTATATTTAACGGCTTTAGTTAGTGACAAAGCCAACAAATGAAAATTAATAATACTCATTACACTACCCACTATTAGACCGTATGCACTCCGCATATCAAAAAAGGCCGCCATTAAGACTAACAAAATTAGATCAATTATAAGTACCCACTTTATTACAAAAACTTTGGTAGCCTTCACTAGCTGCATATTTACCACTTCCTA from the Acetohalobium arabaticum DSM 5501 genome contains:
- the atpF gene encoding F0F1 ATP synthase subunit B; this translates as MISLDVTFFFQVINFIALFLILRHFLFEPITNFMNQRSEDISDQIEEAEKKEAKAEELKSKYKQELKEAKQKAQEIIEEGRRRGQRKKNDIINEAKEEASRQIQKAEDEIERAKQKAREKLKDEALDLSVDMTKKVVDQMIDKELQEQTINNYLENLDEDKLGDQVQ
- the atpE gene encoding ATP synthase F0 subunit C; its protein translation is MSDQALVLAASAIGAGLAMIAGIGAGIGQGFAAGKGAEAVGKQPDAQGLIVRTMLLGAAVAETTGIYGLVVALILLFANPLLGLLG
- the atpE gene encoding ATP synthase F0 subunit C, translating into MLEWLQQFSATALVLAASAIAAGLAMIAGIGPGVGQGFAAGKGAEAVGDYKENNNNITFVMLLGAAVAETSGIFSLVVALIVLYANPLVGVEGTGIVLAASVLGAGLAMIAGVGPGIGQGYAAGKGTERVGQRPKYQGLVVKVMLLGQAVGQTTGIYALVVALILLFANPLLNLL
- the atpB gene encoding F0F1 ATP synthase subunit A → MSFFQRFIERMFLNPVNSDAFAPEVMFKIPNTALTRMLHIANAPVKSSVTTTWVIIIALTIFSWLATRNLKEQPKTASLQNVAETFVESMRGLVGTTMGPEMKKFTPYIGTLMIYLTIANLVGIIPGKDLFHLYTPTADLNTTAALGAITFVNIHFFGIKSKGITSYFKGYFEPLPFMFPLNVIGSLADPVSLSFRLFGNMIGSVVIMGLLYSVMAVIIPGIASIYFDVFAGVLQAFIFTMLTMTYISMEME
- a CDS encoding ATP synthase subunit I; this translates as MQLVKATKVFVIKWVLIIDLILLVLMAAFFDMRSAYGLIVGSVMSIINFHLLALSLTKAVKYKPINAGAYVFINYILRYILWFAVFYIALKRPDVNLLTTVLGMLTVKIVITIINIFNWWPEEQQ